A single Natranaerobius thermophilus JW/NM-WN-LF DNA region contains:
- the pgeF gene encoding peptidoglycan editing factor PgeF: MFNRKLQFVEGSNGVIYITSDFFDTEQVMIGFSTRYGGVSKPPFNSLNLGFSVPDNPANVVENRIRFVKALGANPYHAVIGNQIHSNQVTVVKEPGSIDMITNPDSGIANTDGLITDSSNIMLLGSFADCVPLYFYEPDRSLIGIVHAGWRGTWQGIAIQAVEKIKQEGGSVSRLKVIIGPSIGPCCYQVGKELYEQWGKGEDREQVFKNKQGYWFLDLWRANKLLLKRAGVPSENILSGELCTMCNHDLLFSHRKGGKYTGRMMGLISLK; the protein is encoded by the coding sequence ATGTTTAACAGAAAGTTACAGTTTGTTGAAGGGTCAAATGGTGTCATTTATATCACCAGCGATTTTTTCGATACAGAGCAAGTGATGATCGGATTTTCTACTAGATACGGTGGAGTAAGCAAACCCCCATTCAATAGCTTGAATCTCGGGTTTTCCGTCCCTGATAATCCTGCCAATGTGGTTGAAAATCGCATTCGATTTGTTAAGGCTTTAGGGGCTAATCCGTATCATGCGGTTATAGGAAATCAAATTCACAGTAATCAGGTAACTGTAGTTAAAGAGCCAGGTTCAATTGATATGATTACAAATCCTGATAGTGGCATAGCTAACACCGATGGTTTGATTACTGATTCCTCAAACATTATGCTTTTAGGAAGTTTTGCTGATTGTGTTCCATTATACTTTTATGAGCCTGACCGTTCATTAATAGGAATAGTCCATGCAGGTTGGCGTGGGACATGGCAAGGTATTGCCATTCAAGCAGTTGAGAAAATCAAACAAGAAGGTGGGTCAGTTTCCAGATTGAAAGTGATTATTGGACCATCTATTGGTCCTTGCTGTTATCAAGTAGGAAAAGAACTTTATGAACAATGGGGAAAAGGAGAAGATAGGGAGCAAGTTTTTAAAAACAAACAAGGATATTGGTTTTTAGACCTTTGGCGTGCAAATAAATTATTATTGAAGAGAGCAGGAGTACCTTCAGAAAATATCTTATCTGGAGAACTTTGTACTATGTGTAATCATGATTTGCTATTCTCTCATCGCAAGGGAGGCAAATACACCGGAAGGATGATGGGTTTGATTTCCCTAAAATAA
- the sigE gene encoding RNA polymerase sporulation sigma factor SigE has translation MKFFRNLFVKIVIKLYQWNIIKKPPVHYIGSSEALPPPLTNEEEKDLLEKLKAGDKKVRSTLIERNLRLVVYIARKFENTGVNIEDLISIGTIGLIKAVNTFDPQKKIKLATYASKCIENEILMYLRRNNKLKNEVSIDEPLNIDWDGNELLLSDVLGTDIDIIHQNIEQKVNKNLLKMALEKLSQREKTIMKLRFGLGRQEGKTQKEVADILGISQSYISRLEKRIINRMRKEINKMQ, from the coding sequence ATGAAATTTTTTAGAAATTTATTTGTTAAAATTGTTATAAAATTATACCAATGGAATATTATAAAAAAACCGCCAGTGCATTATATAGGGAGTAGTGAAGCCTTACCACCACCGTTAACAAATGAAGAAGAAAAAGATTTACTTGAAAAACTAAAAGCTGGTGATAAAAAAGTAAGGTCAACTTTAATTGAGAGAAATTTAAGGCTGGTGGTTTATATTGCCAGAAAATTTGAAAATACTGGTGTAAATATAGAAGATTTGATCTCTATAGGGACTATCGGCTTAATAAAAGCTGTTAATACTTTTGATCCTCAAAAGAAAATTAAACTAGCTACCTATGCTTCAAAATGTATAGAAAATGAAATTTTGATGTATTTGAGACGCAATAATAAATTAAAAAATGAAGTATCAATCGATGAACCATTAAATATCGATTGGGACGGAAATGAACTCTTATTGTCTGATGTATTGGGAACTGATATTGACATTATACATCAAAATATTGAGCAAAAAGTAAACAAAAATTTACTGAAGATGGCTTTGGAAAAATTATCCCAGAGAGAAAAAACTATTATGAAATTGCGGTTTGGATTAGGGCGTCAAGAAGGTAAAACACAAAAAGAAGTAGCCGATATACTGGGAATTTCTCAGTCTTATATTTCAAGATTAGAAAAGAGAATTATTAATAGAATGAGAAAAGAAATAAACAAAATGCAATAA
- the murA gene encoding UDP-N-acetylglucosamine 1-carboxyvinyltransferase produces the protein MCKFVVSGQKRLHGKIKVHGAKNSALPLLAGSLLSSELVRLREIPQLRDVKVMKEIIKSLGGYVIEDGNGVSVNPGEIETGIIPKRLMSEMRSSIVLLAGILHNLGWVKIYPPGGCAIGKRPIDLHLKGLEQLGCEVKQYQESIVLTAPDGLKGAKIKLDYPSVGATENIMMAAAKAKGVTEILNPAKEPEIQDLANFINSMGGEVKGAGTDKITVVGKEVLHGTDYQIIPDRIAAGTYMVATAITGGEVTLTNVVPSHVEKTVNLLEKCGVQVVVGDRNISVSAKNRQLNSPGKIETNPYPGFPTDMQPQFMALSCLLTGSTKITENIFEGRFKHVSELLKMGADISIEGNYAIVKGNSALSGTVVKASDLRAGAALTLAALAAEGVTIIENIDHIDRGYEDFDRDLNALGANMFRISNHSDIKSDENA, from the coding sequence ATGTGTAAATTTGTGGTATCGGGACAGAAACGGCTTCATGGAAAAATAAAAGTACACGGTGCAAAAAACTCTGCACTCCCCTTATTAGCAGGTTCTCTTTTATCCAGTGAGCTTGTGAGGTTAAGGGAGATACCGCAGTTACGAGATGTTAAAGTTATGAAAGAAATTATTAAAAGTTTAGGTGGATATGTAATTGAGGATGGTAATGGTGTTAGCGTTAATCCAGGAGAAATTGAAACAGGTATAATACCAAAAAGATTAATGAGTGAAATGAGATCTAGTATTGTATTATTAGCAGGTATTTTGCATAATCTTGGGTGGGTAAAGATATATCCACCTGGTGGTTGTGCTATTGGAAAAAGGCCAATTGATTTACATCTAAAAGGACTAGAACAGCTGGGATGTGAAGTGAAACAGTATCAAGAGTCTATAGTTTTGACTGCTCCGGATGGCTTAAAGGGAGCGAAAATTAAACTTGACTATCCTAGTGTTGGTGCTACAGAAAATATAATGATGGCTGCAGCCAAGGCTAAAGGTGTTACTGAAATTCTAAATCCTGCAAAAGAGCCTGAAATTCAAGATTTGGCTAATTTTATTAATTCAATGGGTGGTGAAGTAAAAGGGGCTGGCACTGATAAGATTACAGTAGTTGGTAAAGAGGTTTTACATGGTACTGATTATCAAATTATACCTGACCGAATTGCTGCTGGCACATACATGGTAGCGACGGCAATTACCGGAGGTGAAGTCACTTTAACAAATGTAGTACCTTCTCATGTCGAAAAAACAGTAAATTTATTAGAAAAGTGTGGTGTGCAAGTTGTAGTTGGAGATAGAAATATATCTGTTTCTGCAAAAAATCGCCAGTTGAATTCACCGGGTAAGATAGAAACAAATCCATATCCTGGCTTTCCTACAGATATGCAACCGCAATTTATGGCACTAAGTTGTTTACTAACCGGCTCTACAAAAATAACTGAAAATATTTTTGAGGGTAGATTCAAGCATGTCTCTGAACTATTAAAAATGGGAGCAGATATTAGTATTGAGGGTAACTATGCTATTGTAAAAGGAAATAGTGCTTTATCTGGAACCGTTGTGAAAGCTTCTGACTTAAGAGCAGGGGCTGCTCTTACCCTGGCAGCACTAGCTGCCGAAGGTGTTACAATTATTGAAAATATTGATCATATTGACCGTGGTTACGAGGACTTTGATAGAGACTTAAATGCTCTTGGAGCCAATATGTTTAGAATTTCCAATCATTCGGATATAAAAAGTGATGAAAACGCCTAA
- a CDS encoding YlmC/YmxH family sporulation protein, with the protein MIKASELRRREVVSVDDGKRLGFVSDLELDPREGCINAIIVPGPGKFFGLLGGERDYVIPWDKIVKLGSDVILVEVPGMNRKVQRTHKSTR; encoded by the coding sequence GTGATTAAGGCTTCGGAATTAAGAAGAAGGGAAGTTGTCAGCGTGGATGATGGTAAAAGGCTAGGATTTGTAAGTGACTTAGAACTTGATCCTAGGGAAGGGTGTATTAACGCTATTATAGTTCCTGGTCCAGGTAAATTTTTTGGACTTCTAGGCGGAGAAAGAGATTATGTAATACCCTGGGATAAGATTGTTAAACTTGGTTCAGATGTTATCCTAGTTGAAGTACCAGGAATGAATAGGAAAGTCCAAAGAACTCACAAAAGTACACGCTAG
- the ftsZ gene encoding cell division protein FtsZ yields MLEFDIETDQFAQIKVIGVGGGGSNAVNRMISSGLKGVEFIAVNTDSQALNMSEANLKLQLGQNLTKGLGAGADPEIGKKAAEESRDEIEQSLKGADMVFVTAGMGGGTGTGAAPVIAKISRELGALTVGVCTKPFTFEGKKRKKQAEAGIDEIKENVDTLIVIPNDRLLQVVEKKTTMVEAFRVADEVLLQGVQGISDLITVPGLINLDFADVKTIMTDTGTALMGIGSSTDDNRAVDAAKSAILSPLLETSIEGAQGILLNITGGSNLGLVEVNEAADVVAEAAAEDANIIFGAVIDDNLEDEVKVTVIATGFDDDDRQPKQTESSQKTQTKEELASSSFVGDDINIPAFLRRKKKSDK; encoded by the coding sequence ATGTTGGAATTTGATATCGAAACAGATCAATTTGCCCAAATCAAAGTCATCGGAGTTGGCGGTGGTGGAAGTAATGCTGTAAACCGCATGATATCTTCTGGACTGAAAGGTGTAGAGTTTATAGCTGTAAATACTGATTCTCAAGCATTAAACATGTCAGAAGCTAATTTAAAACTGCAATTAGGTCAAAATTTAACTAAAGGATTAGGAGCTGGGGCGGACCCAGAGATTGGTAAAAAGGCGGCTGAAGAAAGCCGTGATGAAATAGAGCAATCTTTAAAAGGTGCGGATATGGTTTTTGTTACAGCTGGTATGGGTGGAGGAACCGGAACAGGAGCTGCTCCAGTAATAGCTAAAATTTCTAGAGAACTCGGTGCATTAACTGTTGGGGTTTGTACAAAGCCTTTTACTTTTGAAGGCAAGAAACGTAAAAAACAAGCTGAAGCTGGAATAGATGAGATCAAGGAAAACGTTGACACTTTAATTGTGATTCCCAATGATAGATTACTGCAAGTTGTAGAAAAAAAGACAACAATGGTAGAAGCATTTAGAGTAGCTGATGAAGTACTTCTACAAGGTGTACAAGGTATCTCAGACTTGATTACAGTTCCAGGATTAATTAATTTGGACTTCGCTGATGTCAAAACAATTATGACTGATACAGGCACGGCACTTATGGGAATCGGGTCTAGTACAGATGACAACAGGGCTGTAGATGCCGCTAAATCAGCAATCTTGAGCCCACTATTGGAAACAAGTATCGAAGGAGCTCAGGGTATCTTGTTAAATATAACTGGTGGATCAAACTTAGGTTTGGTTGAAGTGAATGAGGCAGCTGATGTAGTGGCAGAAGCTGCAGCTGAAGATGCTAATATTATCTTTGGAGCAGTCATAGACGATAATCTGGAAGACGAAGTTAAAGTGACAGTGATAGCTACAGGGTTTGATGATGACGATAGACAACCAAAGCAAACTGAATCTAGCCAAAAAACTCAAACTAAAGAGGAGCTAGCTAGCAGTTCTTTCGTGGGAGACGACATAAATATCCCCGCATTTTTGAGAAGAAAGAAAAAATCCGACAAATAG
- the ftsA gene encoding cell division protein FtsA, which translates to MTTKNLITGLDIGTTHVRVIVGEMGNGDNINIVGIGTSISEGLKNGGIVDLDKTTEAIVNAVEQAERMAGVELESTFVGIIGSHIQLIENSGVVAVSSDDKEITEEDVQRAVQAAKVIALPPDREIIDVIPRQFIVDGYDGIRDPVGMLGVRMEIEALVVAGKSTSIHNMLRCVTRAGLDVDGLVLNSMANAEAILTKDEQELGVAVVDIGGGTTEIGIFRNGNLQKLDVINIGGNFITNDISVGLKTPTEEAEQLKIKHGIALSEVTEAEEYLEIAQVGEKEPIQISAIELSNIVEPRVQEIFALVNKKLADMGYDEKSLPAGVVITGGVTKLKGVQTIAETELGLNVRIGEPKLLGVNNPIYSTGVGIINYVTKNNLYPREQESTNSQLTGFFGKVKNWLLDFFE; encoded by the coding sequence TTGACCACTAAAAATTTAATTACCGGTCTAGATATAGGCACCACCCATGTTCGCGTGATAGTTGGCGAAATGGGGAATGGTGATAACATAAATATTGTTGGGATAGGGACAAGCATATCCGAGGGGTTAAAAAATGGAGGAATTGTAGATCTGGATAAAACTACTGAAGCAATAGTAAATGCAGTAGAGCAAGCTGAAAGAATGGCTGGTGTAGAATTAGAGTCGACTTTTGTCGGAATTATTGGTTCTCATATACAATTAATTGAAAACAGTGGAGTAGTTGCGGTAAGCAGTGACGATAAAGAAATTACTGAAGAAGACGTTCAAAGAGCTGTTCAAGCTGCTAAGGTGATCGCCCTCCCGCCTGATCGTGAAATTATTGATGTAATTCCTCGTCAGTTTATCGTCGATGGATATGATGGAATTCGCGACCCTGTTGGAATGTTAGGTGTTAGGATGGAAATTGAGGCTTTAGTCGTTGCTGGTAAGAGCACCAGTATACACAATATGCTTCGGTGTGTCACAAGAGCGGGTTTAGACGTTGATGGATTAGTGCTTAACTCAATGGCTAATGCGGAAGCTATATTAACTAAAGATGAACAAGAGCTGGGGGTAGCGGTAGTAGATATTGGTGGTGGAACCACTGAAATTGGTATTTTCCGAAACGGTAACTTACAAAAACTAGATGTTATTAATATAGGCGGAAATTTTATCACAAATGATATCTCTGTAGGATTGAAAACCCCTACTGAAGAAGCAGAACAATTAAAAATCAAACATGGAATTGCTCTCTCAGAGGTAACAGAAGCAGAAGAGTATTTAGAAATTGCGCAAGTAGGTGAAAAGGAACCAATTCAAATTAGTGCTATAGAACTTTCCAATATAGTAGAACCAAGAGTTCAAGAGATATTTGCTCTAGTAAATAAAAAGTTAGCTGATATGGGTTATGATGAAAAATCATTACCTGCTGGGGTAGTTATAACTGGAGGGGTTACTAAGTTAAAGGGTGTCCAAACAATAGCAGAGACAGAGCTAGGTTTAAATGTACGGATTGGTGAACCAAAATTGTTAGGAGTTAACAATCCTATTTACTCAACTGGGGTAGGTATAATAAATTATGTAACTAAGAACAATCTCTATCCTAGAGAACAAGAAAGTACTAATTCTCAACTGACCGGTTTTTTTGGAAAAGTTAAAAACTGGTTGCTTGATTTTTTCGAATAG
- a CDS encoding HlyD family efflux transporter periplasmic adaptor subunit, whose product MKRRNKTEKVVKLQRNNKSEQTGTHKKQNLLPVISLLVAVFVLIILISGMRSFFVTRLVNIELVEQQKVDQIIEEQPATIKREEQVITAPVSGQVDRKVDEGIRVKRNQTVMVYDELSNEKDNYQSEGEIKRQIDRLAVEFESELTSAREQDLVKSQIEEIIQDIQNLSDEYHRIVDEKENENSSLREVTSPEPGIVSYNIDGLENGFNDIDKLSPKRLQRYREQHENSTYDQDIVVSRAPLFKVVDNYNWKAIVEISQEETIDNEVGDWLSVKFDFADNEIEGRIVEIKEFDSQTIMVLEFERELEKFWKNRFAEIDIVKDTKIGYKIPQRALTENNGQLGVYLVKHGVVKFEEIELISELENNEVLVDGLNEGNLLIRNSFFVREGDRIR is encoded by the coding sequence TTGAAACGAAGAAATAAAACTGAAAAGGTTGTAAAACTTCAAAGAAACAATAAATCAGAACAGACAGGAACACATAAAAAGCAAAATTTACTACCTGTAATTTCATTGCTTGTTGCTGTATTTGTTTTAATCATATTAATTTCTGGTATGAGAAGTTTTTTTGTTACCCGACTAGTTAATATAGAACTTGTAGAACAACAAAAGGTGGATCAGATTATAGAAGAACAACCGGCTACTATAAAGCGGGAAGAGCAGGTGATAACTGCTCCAGTTTCCGGTCAAGTTGACAGGAAAGTGGATGAGGGCATCCGGGTCAAACGCAATCAAACAGTCATGGTTTATGACGAACTTTCAAATGAAAAGGATAATTATCAAAGTGAAGGTGAAATTAAGCGTCAGATAGACAGATTAGCTGTAGAATTTGAATCAGAATTGACATCAGCTCGTGAACAAGATTTAGTTAAAAGTCAAATTGAAGAAATTATCCAAGATATTCAAAACTTATCTGATGAATATCACAGAATAGTTGATGAAAAAGAAAACGAAAATAGCTCTCTAAGAGAGGTTACTTCACCAGAGCCCGGTATTGTCAGCTATAATATAGACGGATTGGAAAATGGTTTTAATGATATAGACAAGCTGTCACCTAAACGATTGCAGCGTTACCGTGAGCAACACGAGAATTCAACTTATGATCAAGATATAGTTGTCTCAAGAGCTCCACTATTCAAAGTGGTGGATAATTATAACTGGAAGGCAATAGTTGAAATTTCACAAGAAGAAACCATTGATAATGAAGTGGGTGATTGGTTATCAGTCAAATTTGATTTTGCTGATAATGAAATTGAAGGTAGAATTGTGGAAATAAAAGAATTTGATTCCCAAACTATAATGGTGTTAGAATTTGAACGTGAGCTAGAAAAATTTTGGAAAAATCGGTTTGCAGAAATTGATATTGTCAAAGATACCAAGATAGGGTATAAAATTCCTCAAAGAGCCCTGACCGAGAATAATGGTCAATTAGGGGTATACCTTGTCAAGCATGGTGTGGTAAAATTTGAAGAAATAGAATTAATTTCCGAATTAGAAAACAATGAAGTATTAGTCGATGGCTTGAATGAGGGGAATTTATTGATTAGGAATTCCTTTTTCGTTCGAGAAGGTGATCGAATACGATAA
- a CDS encoding cell division protein FtsQ/DivIB — MDKLMRKKSTKNKKIRPKKTIWVVLLICLGLLALVFIGTSSYFEIDEFFFHGNHRIAKGELKSTLEKQNLNYWLFDQQKFKNNLLSNRWIKQVTKIDKEFPNKLYVEIEEREGQALIRDEEQEKYYTVSSDLVVMERYQENPGQLPMITGLNEGQFEKVSEGEQLTEDFSEPMVEVFELLKKYELTSISEIRLTEFRYSQSSGGMMLYLTDGSQVKIGELRKLNDKFRVLSKVKSELKQKSDDYYLDLRVPEYPVLVDKEQDQN; from the coding sequence ATGGACAAGCTAATGAGAAAAAAATCGACTAAAAACAAAAAAATCAGACCCAAAAAGACAATTTGGGTAGTCCTGCTCATTTGTTTAGGTCTTTTAGCCCTTGTTTTTATCGGTACTTCTAGCTATTTTGAAATAGATGAGTTTTTTTTCCATGGTAACCATAGAATAGCTAAAGGTGAACTCAAGTCTACCTTAGAAAAACAGAATCTCAATTACTGGTTATTTGATCAACAAAAATTTAAAAACAACTTATTGTCAAATCGTTGGATAAAACAAGTGACAAAAATAGATAAAGAGTTCCCCAATAAATTATACGTGGAAATTGAAGAACGGGAAGGACAAGCGCTGATTAGAGATGAGGAACAGGAGAAATACTATACCGTATCCTCAGACTTAGTAGTCATGGAACGGTATCAAGAAAACCCCGGACAGCTTCCTATGATAACTGGTTTAAATGAAGGACAATTTGAAAAAGTTTCCGAGGGTGAACAGTTAACTGAAGATTTTTCTGAACCAATGGTAGAAGTCTTTGAACTGTTAAAAAAATACGAACTTACAAGTATCTCAGAAATAAGACTTACGGAATTCCGTTACTCTCAGTCTTCCGGTGGAATGATGTTATACTTGACAGATGGAAGTCAAGTTAAGATAGGGGAATTAAGAAAACTAAATGACAAATTTCGTGTTTTAAGTAAAGTGAAGTCTGAACTTAAGCAGAAAAGTGATGATTATTATTTAGACTTAAGAGTACCGGAATACCCAGTTTTGGTTGATAAAGAACAAGATCAAAACTGA
- the murG gene encoding undecaprenyldiphospho-muramoylpentapeptide beta-N-acetylglucosaminyltransferase produces MKVLVTGGGTGGHIYPALAVINELKERNQIVDILYVGTSKGMEQEIIPNRGIDFAAITVRGLQRKINLEQVYFLRDFLKGLYQSYRLIKNFTPDVVIGTGGYVCGPVLMAASLMKIPTVLHEQNVIPGITNKFLSRFADYTCVSFPESKNYMTKAKKIITTGNPRAQEITSRDFSSVNKHLNLRSDLKTLLIVSGSRGAQKINETMINIIPELISKFPIQIIYVTGNNYYESIRSQILEYVDNSYQDRLKLHAYLSDLPAAISCADLVISRAGATTLAELTAAETPSILIPSPNVTNDHQRVNAKILGERGAAKVLTEDSLNEQEVIKSISSIINDEEVLFDMQRATKEISYPTAATEICKILESLI; encoded by the coding sequence ATGAAAGTATTGGTAACTGGTGGGGGCACGGGTGGTCATATCTACCCGGCCCTTGCTGTAATAAATGAACTCAAAGAGCGCAATCAAATAGTTGACATACTTTATGTAGGCACCTCCAAAGGTATGGAGCAAGAAATAATACCTAATAGAGGTATTGATTTTGCAGCTATTACAGTGAGAGGCCTTCAACGTAAGATTAATTTAGAACAGGTGTATTTTTTACGAGATTTTTTAAAAGGGCTTTATCAATCTTACAGATTGATAAAAAATTTTACCCCTGATGTGGTAATTGGGACCGGTGGTTATGTTTGCGGTCCTGTTCTTATGGCAGCCAGTTTAATGAAGATTCCTACAGTACTTCATGAACAAAACGTGATTCCAGGTATCACCAATAAATTTTTGTCTAGATTTGCCGATTATACCTGTGTTAGCTTTCCAGAATCAAAAAACTATATGACAAAAGCAAAAAAAATTATTACAACAGGTAATCCTAGAGCTCAAGAAATAACCAGTCGAGATTTTTCTAGTGTGAATAAGCATCTGAACTTGAGATCTGATCTTAAAACTTTACTGATTGTTAGCGGAAGTAGAGGGGCACAAAAAATAAATGAAACTATGATCAATATTATACCTGAACTTATTTCCAAATTTCCCATACAAATTATCTATGTAACGGGTAATAATTACTACGAATCAATTAGGTCCCAGATACTAGAATATGTAGATAACTCTTATCAAGATCGTCTTAAACTTCATGCATATCTATCTGATTTGCCGGCTGCCATCAGCTGTGCTGATTTGGTTATAAGTAGGGCTGGAGCTACTACCCTTGCCGAACTTACAGCAGCCGAGACTCCTTCAATATTAATACCGTCACCAAATGTCACCAATGACCACCAAAGAGTAAATGCTAAAATTTTAGGAGAACGAGGGGCTGCTAAAGTTCTCACTGAAGACTCGCTAAATGAACAAGAAGTTATTAAATCAATATCTTCTATTATTAATGATGAAGAGGTACTTTTTGATATGCAAAGAGCTACCAAAGAGATAAGTTATCCAACTGCGGCTACAGAAATATGTAAGATCTTAGAATCCTTAATCTGA
- the sigG gene encoding RNA polymerase sporulation sigma factor SigG — protein sequence MSSAKVEISNVNTSKLPVLNNSEMKELFEKMRVGDDEDEARQKLINGNLRLVLSVIQRFNNRGEYVDDLFQVGCVGLIKAIDNFDLSQNVKFSTYAVPMIIGEIRRYLRDNNSIRVSRSLRDIAYKALQIRDELVEKNSREPAISEIAEKLDVSEEQVVFALDAIQDPVSLFEPIYHDGGDPIFVMDQISDEKNQDRTWLEEIAIKEGLHRLSSREKLIVNLRFFKGKTQMEVAEEIGISQAQVSRLEKAALSQLKKNISDSGSKSRSN from the coding sequence ATGAGCAGTGCTAAGGTAGAAATTTCCAATGTCAACACCTCCAAGTTACCCGTTTTAAACAACTCAGAAATGAAGGAACTCTTTGAGAAAATGAGGGTTGGTGATGATGAAGACGAAGCAAGACAAAAACTTATTAACGGGAATTTACGCCTTGTATTAAGTGTGATCCAAAGGTTCAACAACAGAGGTGAATACGTAGATGATCTATTCCAAGTAGGTTGTGTAGGGTTAATAAAGGCTATTGATAATTTTGATTTGAGTCAAAACGTAAAATTTTCAACTTATGCAGTACCTATGATAATTGGTGAAATACGAAGATACTTAAGAGATAATAATTCTATTAGAGTTAGCCGCTCCCTAAGAGATATAGCATATAAAGCCCTTCAAATCAGAGATGAGCTAGTTGAAAAAAATTCCAGAGAACCTGCAATATCTGAAATTGCCGAAAAACTCGATGTTAGTGAAGAACAGGTGGTATTTGCTTTAGATGCTATCCAAGATCCAGTATCTTTATTTGAACCAATCTATCATGATGGGGGTGATCCCATCTTCGTAATGGATCAGATCAGTGATGAGAAGAATCAAGATAGAACCTGGTTAGAGGAAATAGCCATTAAAGAAGGTCTTCATAGACTATCCTCCCGAGAAAAATTAATTGTAAATCTGCGATTTTTTAAGGGGAAAACACAAATGGAAGTAGCAGAAGAAATCGGAATCAGCCAGGCCCAGGTTTCACGGCTAGAAAAAGCCGCTTTATCTCAATTGAAAAAAAATATATCCGATTCTGGATCAAAATCTAGGTCGAATTAA
- a CDS encoding sigma-E processing peptidase SpoIIGA translates to MYVIGEVVLVINLLLNFMLLFVTGRIMNLYCSLKKLLASGLIGTLAVFVPQFPGEILVKLAISVLMIRIAFGALKKQAFLVTLMVFYGVSFVMGGSIMGTAFLFSGQSNFQILMPGNLPFGYLVLAFIVALAVILGIRAIERKITLKKVSIPVKVVVNGKSVKLNALVDTGNKLKTFTGEYCLVVEARALDNVLTSDEKHVLSEISNYNQLDDRQWDQEASARFFPLWFNSLGTEHGLLLAFRPEKLALGNSGTSFECNGTVNKNNNGDPWREVSALIAVTFQELNIDDTNCGLVPVELLKFAEGS, encoded by the coding sequence GTGTATGTTATAGGTGAAGTAGTTTTAGTGATTAATCTTCTGTTAAACTTTATGCTCTTATTTGTAACGGGGAGGATAATGAATCTGTATTGTTCGTTAAAAAAACTATTGGCAAGTGGTTTGATAGGAACTTTAGCCGTGTTTGTTCCACAATTCCCTGGTGAAATTTTAGTTAAATTAGCCATATCCGTTTTGATGATTCGAATTGCTTTTGGAGCCCTTAAAAAACAAGCTTTTTTAGTAACTTTAATGGTATTCTATGGAGTTAGTTTTGTAATGGGTGGCAGCATAATGGGAACTGCTTTTCTGTTTAGCGGACAATCGAATTTTCAAATTCTGATGCCAGGGAACTTACCCTTTGGGTACTTAGTTCTAGCTTTTATTGTAGCATTGGCAGTGATTTTAGGTATTAGGGCAATAGAACGTAAAATAACTCTTAAAAAGGTCTCTATTCCAGTTAAAGTGGTTGTGAACGGTAAATCTGTGAAATTAAATGCCTTAGTGGATACAGGAAACAAATTAAAGACTTTCACTGGAGAATACTGTCTCGTAGTAGAAGCGAGAGCACTAGATAACGTATTGACTTCAGACGAAAAACATGTATTATCAGAAATTTCAAATTATAATCAACTAGATGACAGGCAATGGGATCAAGAGGCATCTGCAAGATTTTTTCCCCTGTGGTTCAACTCTCTAGGGACAGAACACGGATTATTACTGGCCTTTAGACCCGAAAAACTGGCTTTAGGTAATTCAGGCACAAGTTTTGAATGTAATGGTACAGTTAACAAGAATAATAATGGGGATCCCTGGAGAGAAGTTTCTGCTCTAATAGCTGTTACTTTTCAAGAATTAAATATTGATGATACTAATTGTGGTTTAGTACCAGTAGAATTATTAAAATTTGCGGAGGGATCTTGA